In a genomic window of Styela clava chromosome 11, kaStyClav1.hap1.2, whole genome shotgun sequence:
- the LOC120347159 gene encoding DNA damage-binding protein 1-like produces MSFNYVVTAHKPSAVHFCITGNFTSPDDMNLLIAKSTRLEIYTVTSEGLRPITEMNIYGRIAVLKLFRPPGEPKDLLFVLTERYNASILEYCAGEQGCQVKTKASGLVTDPVGRPPETGILGFIDPTCKIIGLRLYEGVFKILPYDPTSKELRPFNVRMDELSVIDAQFLHGYNVPTVAIIYHNTHGRHIKTYEINIRDKEVKLGSWQQENVDTEASIIIPVPAPLNGALVVGQESIMYHSGDGMAKLIAPPMIKQNIVSCFARVDNCRYLLGDMAGRLFMLHVETEEKIDENVSVKDLHIELMGEVNIPECLSYLDNGVVYIGSRLGDSQLIRLETTPTSGEGDSSSSYISILDTYTNLGPIVDMCVVDLERQGQGQLVTCSGAFKEGSLRIIRNGIGIQEHASIDLPGIKGLWPLRLFSDSSKFDTLILSFVGHSRILRLSGEEIEESEFGGFDDEQQTFLCSNVLNDQVVQITEEGIRLISRKMKKLVAEWSPPRGNISNATCNYSQIVVAVGSQLYHLEVGSSELILRSERVMPEEVACLNVNPLVLNPTDETAKAQLCAVGLWNDNSVHLLAMPGLEEKHSQMLGGEIIPRSVLMVKFEGIDYLLVTLGDGMLFYFTINEDLCGLGERKKVPLGTQPTELHTFLSGGSLNVFSCSDRPTVIYSSNHKLVFSNVNLREVNYMCALDSEGYPDSLALANDNVLLIGKIDEIQKLHIRTVPLYESPRRIAYQEKSQCFGVTTLRYDTIGLEASKPTTRLCASLQANSITKDTSTKYRQPSMDANMYGDDTEIGNLLIIDQHTFEVHHAHQFAPFEWPCSIISCNIGAESYFVVGTAFVYPEEPEPKQGRILVFQVFDGKLSQISEKEVRGAVYTLSNFNEKIIASINGSVIVYQWTEEKDLTVDCSHQGNIIALFLKTKGDFVLVGDLMRSLSVLSYKAIEGNLDEIAKDYKPNWMTAVEIIDDDNFIGADNSFNLFVCQKDSSTANDDDTSKLIGTGSFHLGDMVNVFQHGTLVMQHLGETSTPTQGSILFGTVHGSIGVITTFNTEIFHLLGEVQKKLEKLIKGVGKIDHSFWRSFTNDRVTSDHKGFIDGDLIENFLDLPREKMDSVAQGIQIKEGGIMKDATADDIIKVIEELTRLH; encoded by the exons ATGTCGTTCAACTATGTCGTCACAGCTCACAAGCCGAGTGCAGTTCACTTTTGTATAACTGGTAACTTCACAAGTCCTGATGACATGAATTTACTTATTGCTAAAAGCACACGTTTGGAAATATATACAGTCACCAGTGAAGGACTTCGTCCAATTACAGAAATGAATATTTATGGAAGAATTGCTGTGTTGAAGTTGTTTAGACCTCCAGGTGAACCAAAAGATCTATTGTTTGTACTAACTGAACGATATAATGCGTCGATTTTGGAATATTGCGCCGGTGAACAAGGCTGTCAAGTCAAAACAAAAGCAAGTGGATTGGTAACTGATCCTGTAGGTCGGCCACCTGAAACTGGTATACTTGGATTTATAGATCCGACATGCAAAATAATTGGTCTTCGATTGTATGAAGGTGTCTTTAAAATTTTGCCTTATGATCCAACCAGCAAAGAACTGCGCCCTTTCAATGTTAGAATGGATGAATTGAGTGTGATTGATGCCCAATTTCTTCATGGATACAATGTTCCAACCGTGGCTATCATATACCACAATACACATGGGCGGCATATTAAAACCTATGAAATCAATATACGAGACAAGGAAGTGAAACTTGGGTCATGGCAACAAGAAAATGTAGACACAGAAGCTTCTATTATTATCCCTGTTCCTGCCCCGTTAAATGGAGCTCTGGTTGTGGGGCAGGAATCTATAATGTATCATAGCGGCGATGGAATGGCTAAATTAATTGCACCTCCAATGATCAAGCAAAATATTGTATCTTGCTTTGCTCGTGTGGACAACTGTCGTTATCTTCTTGGTGATATGGCTGGAAGACTTTTTATGCTCCATGTTGAGACTGAAGAGAAAATAGACGAAAATGTTTCCGTCAAAGATTTGCATATCGAATTGATGGGTGAAGTGAACATACCCGAATGCCTTTCTTATCTTGACAATGGTGTGGTTTATATTGGATCAAGGCTTGGAGATTCTCAGCTAATTCGTCTTGAAACGACTCCAACAAGTGGAGAAGGAGATTCATCATCCTCTTATATTTCAATACTCGATACTTATACAAATTTGGGCCCTATTGTCGACATGTGTGTTGTAGATCTGGAGAGACAAGGTCAGGGGCAACTAGTTACTTGTTCTGGGGCATTTAAAGAAGGATCACTGAGAATCATTCGTAATGGTATTGGAATCCAGGAGCATGCAAGCATTGACTTGCCTGGTATAAAAGGACTATGGCCGCTTCGACTGTTCTCTGATTCATCTAAGTTTGACACACTGATTTTGTCTTTTGTCGGCCATTCTAGAATTTTGCGTCTCAGTGGTGAAGAAATAGAGGAATCTGAATTTGGTGGTTTTGACGATGAACAACAGACATTTTTATGCTCGAATGTCTTGAATGATCAAGTTGTACAAATAACTGAAGAAGGAATTAGATTGATTTCAAGGAAGATGAAAAAGTTGGTTGCAGAGTGGTCCCCACCAAGGGGAAATATTAGCAATGCAACATGTAATTATTCACAGATTGTCGTTGCAGTTGGGAGTCAACTTTATCATTTAGAAGTGGGATCAAGCGAATTGATTCTGCGCTCCGAGAGGGTGATGCCAGAAGAAGTCGCTTGCTTAAATGTCAATCCTCTGGTGTTGAATCCAACAGATGAAACAGCAAAAGCTCAATTATGTGCAGTTGGTTTGTGGAATGATAACAGTGTTCATCTTCTTGCTATGCCTGGATTAGAAGAAAAACATTCACAAATGTTAGGTGGTGAAATTATCCCTAGATCTGTTTTGATGGTTAAATTTGAAGGAATTGACTATCTTCTTGTCACTCTCGGAGATGGCATGTTGTTTTACTTCACGATTAATGAGGATTTGTGTGGTTTGGGCGAACGAAAGAAAGTCCCTCTTGGTACCCAGCCTACAGAGCTTCACACTTTTCTTTCTGGCGGGTCACTCAATGTATTTTCATGTTCCGACAGGCCAACGGTAATCTACAGTTCCAATCACAAGCTTGTGTTTTCTAATGTTAATTTACGTGAAGTTAATTACATGTGTGCTCTAGATTCTGAAGGATATCCTGACAGTTTAGCACTGGCTAATGATAATGTCTTACTAATTggaaaaattgatgaaatccaGAAACTGCATATTCGCACTGTGCCATTGTATGAATCTCCAAGGAGAATAGCATACCAGGAAAAGAGCCAGTGTTTCGGTGTGACCACTCTTCGCTATGATACTATAGGATTGGAAGCTTCAAAACCAACAACACGATTATGTGCAAGCTTGCAGGCCAACAGTATCACAAAAGATACAAGCACAAAATATCGTCAGCCAAGCATGGACGCCAACATGTACGGAGATGATACAGAGATTGGTAACCTGTTGATTATTGATCAACATACATTCGAGGTTCACCATGCGCATCAGTTTGCTCCATTTGAGTGGCCTTGCAGCATAATATCTTGCAATATTGGAGCAGAATCTTATTTTGTTGTTGGTACTGCTTTCGTATATCCAGAAGAGCCAGAACCTAAGCAGGGCCGAATTCTTGTATTTCAAGTATTTGATGGAAAATTATCTCAAATTTCTGAGAAAGAGGTACGAGGAGCCGTTTATACATTAtcaaatttcaatgaaaaaattattgcaagTATTAATGGTTCAGTCATTGTGTATCAATGGACCGAGGAAAAAGATCTGACTGTTGATTGCAGTCATCAAGGTAACATCATTGctctatttttaaaaacaaaaggAGACTTTGTACTTGTAGGCGACCTTATGCGATCACTGAGCGTTCTTTCATACAAAGCCATCGAAGGTAATTTAGATGAAATAGCAAAAGATTATAAGCCAAACTGGATGACTGCAGTTGAAATCATTGATGATGATAACTTCATAGGTGCTGACAACAGCTTCAATCTTTTTGTTTGTCAAAAAGATAGTTCAACTGCTAACGATGATGATACATCAAAACTAATTGGAACCGGCTCATTTCATCTTGGGGATATGGTAAATGTATTTCAACATGGAACACTGGTAATGCAACATCTCGGCGAGACTTCAACTCCCACGCAAGGCAGTATATTGTTTGGAACTGTACATGGAAGTATAGGCGTCATTACTACCTTTAACACAGAAATATTCCATTTACTGGGTGAAGtccaaaaaaaattggaaaaattaatCAAAGGAGTGGGGAAGATTGATCACAGTTTTTGGCGATCATTTACCAATGACAGAGTTACAAGTGATCACAAAGGCTTTATAGATGGGGACCTTATAGAAAATTTCTTGGATCTGCCTAGGGAAAAGATGGACTCTGTCGCCCAAGGCATACAA ATAAAAGAAGGTGGAATAATGAAAGATGCAACGGCAGATGATATTATCAAAGTTATTGAAGAACTAACAAGGCTACATTAA